A single genomic interval of Astyanax mexicanus isolate ESR-SI-001 chromosome 4, AstMex3_surface, whole genome shotgun sequence harbors:
- the LOC125801320 gene encoding zinc finger protein 239-like isoform X1, whose translation MEKHQHSVKSFTKQSDLKLHQHIHTGEKPYHCSDCGKSFNRPGTLKLHQRIHTGEKPYQCSDCGKSFTQQSTLKNHQRIHTGEKPYQCSDCGKSFTQKNELKNHQRVHTGEKPYHCSDCGKSFTEKSNLRRHQRIHTGEKPYHCSDCGKSFNQQSKLKLHQHIHTGEKLYQCSDCGKSFTQKIELKNHQRIHTGEKPYHCSECGKSFNQQSTLKIHQRIHTGEKPYHCSDCGKSFNRQCTLKNHQRIHTGEKPYYCSDCGKNFTEQCTLKIHQRIHTGEKPYHCSDCGKSFTTQSNLKNHQRIHTGEKPYYCSDCGKSFTQQNHLQKHKCSNTGEKTIPNLFHGS comes from the coding sequence atggagaaacatcagcactctgtcaagagtttcactaaacagagtgatctcaaactgcatcagcacattcacacaggagagaaaccgtatcactgctcagactgtgggaagagttttaatagaccggggactctaaaactgcatcagcgcattcacacaggagagaaaccgtatcagtgctcagactgtgggaagagttttactcaacagagtactctcaaaaatcaccagcgcattcacacaggagagaaaccgtatcagtgctcagactgtggaaagagttttactcaaaagaatgagctcaaaaatcaccagcgcgttcacacaggagagaaaccgtatcactgctcagactgtgggaagagttttactgaaaagAGTAATCTcagaagacaccagcgcattcacacaggagagaaaccgtatcactgctcagactgtgggaagagttttaatcaacagagtaaactcaaactgcaccagcacattcacacaggagagaaactgtatcagtgctcagactgtgggaagagttttactcaaaagattgagctcaaaaatcaccagcgcattcacacaggagagaaaccgtatcactgctcagagtgtggaaagagttttaatcaacagagtactctcaaaatacatcagcgcattcacacaggagagaaaccgtatcactgctcagactgtgggaagagttttaatcgacagtgtactctcaaaaatcaccagcgcattcacacaggtgagaaaccgtattactgctcagactgtgggaagaattttactgaacagtgtactctcaaaatacaccagcgcattcacacaggagagaaaccgtatcactgctcagactgtgggaagagttttactacacagagtaatctcaaaaatcaccagcgcattcacacaggagagaaaccgtattactgctcagactgtgggaagagttttactcaacagaatcatctccaaaaacacaagtgcagtaacacaggagagaaaactatcccaaatttgttccacggcagttaa